In Daphnia magna isolate NIES linkage group LG5, ASM2063170v1.1, whole genome shotgun sequence, a single genomic region encodes these proteins:
- the LOC116933375 gene encoding vesicular glutamate transporter 1 isoform X1: protein MAVVNIRDTRESAAVSTSLAYSPPTWTWTSFPRRYLIAVMAFFGFFNIYSLRVNLSIAIVAMTENRTTIHANGTIGYDQDFPWSSKEQGLLLSSFFYGYITTQLLGGWLAPKMGAGKLYGLGILTTAILTLLTPLIANIGLAPLVAIRILEGIFEGVTFPAMHALWSRWAPPLERSKLVTIAYSGSYFGTVVSMGVCGLLAEHLGWASIFYVSGTFALLWWVLWFVLVKESPQEDRFIDRSELDYISNCLGVTANQHTLNVPWKSILTSLPVWATVVAHFAENWGFYTLLTQLPTFLSDTSDLKLDKTGFLAAIPYLAMAIVVQCGGQLADWLRSRWRVETTKVRKIFTCGAFVAQTIFMLATAYTHAVTPAIICLTVAVGFGGFAWSGFSVNHLDIAPQFASLIMGLSNTVATVPGIISPMITGYIVQNKTEEGWHAVFMISSIIYLSGASFYGFGASGKLQKWADQSSRPRNHFASHSGESETTAFLQETDGE, encoded by the exons ATGGCAGTCGTCAACATAAGAGACACCAGAGAGTCAGCTGCTGTATCAACTTCCTTGGCATACAG CCCCCCAACGTGGACATGGACTTCATTTCCCAGACGTTACCTAATTGCAGTGATGgccttttttggttttttcaacATCTACTCCCTCCGTGTCAACTTGTCAATTGCAATTGTGGCCATGACTGAAAATCGCACAACCATCCATGCCAATGGAACAATTGGATAT gATCAAGATTTCCCGTGGAGTTCCAAAGAGCAAGGCCTTTTACTGAGTTCATTCTTCTATGGATACATCACTACCCAGCTTCTAGGGGGCTGGTTGGCCCCAAAAATGGGAGCAGGCAAACTATATGGACTGGGGATTCTCACAACTGCCATATTGACTCTGCTAACTCCATTAATTGCTAACATTGGCCTAGCTCCACTAGTTGCCATTCGCATTTTGGAAGGAATTTTTGAG GGAGTCACTTTCCCAGCAATGCATGCGCTTTGGAGTCGATGGGCCCCGCCTCTTGAACGGAGTAAACTAGTAACGATCGCCTACTCTGGAAGTTATTTCGGCACTGTGGTTTCTATGGGAGTGTGCGGATTACTTGCTGAACACCTCGGATGGGCATCCATTTTTTACGTTTCgg GTACATTTGCTCTACTATGGTGGGTACTCTGGTTCGTTTTGGTAAAAGAATCTCCCCAAGAAGATCGTTTTATCGATAGATCGGAACTAGATTACATTTCAAATTGCCTAGGCGTGACTGCCAATCAACAT ACTCTAAACGTACCATGGAAATCAATTTTAACGTCACTGCCCGTTTGGGCGACTGTTGTTGCGCATTTCGCTGAGAACTGGGGTTTCTATACGCTTTTGACACAGCTTCCAACATTCCTGAGCG ATACGTCCGACCTTAAACTGGATAAAACAGGATTCCTTGCCGCCATTCCATATTTGGCCATGGCCATAGTTGTTCAATGCGGTGGCCAGTTGGCTGACTGGCTTAGATCAAGATGGCGTGTCGAAACAACAAAA GTTAGAAAAATCTTTACGTGCGGAGCCTTCGTCGCTCAGACCATCTTTATGCTCGCTACTGCCTACACCCACGCCGTCACTCCCGCAATAATATGCCTAACCGTTGCCGTTGGTTTTGGAGGTTTCGCCTGGTCTGGGTTCAG TGTCAACCATCTAGATATTGCGCCTCAATTCGCCTCGTTGATCATGGGCCTATCTAATACCGTGGCAACCGTGCCCGGTATTATTAGCCCCATGATAACTGGCTACATTGTTCAAAACAAG ACGGAAGAAGGGTGGCATGCCGTGTTCATGATAAGTTCCATTATCTATTTATCCGGAGCGAGTTTTTACGGCTTCGGCGCCAGTGGGAAATTACAAAAATGGGCCGACCAATCATCTCGACCCCGCAACCATTTTGCCTCCCATAGCGGCGAGTCCGAAACAACGGCATTCCTCCAGGAAACGGAcggagaataa
- the LOC116933375 gene encoding sialin isoform X2 — protein sequence MAVVNIRDTRESAAVSTSLAYSPPTWTWTSFPRRYLIAVMAFFGFFNIYSLRVNLSIAIVAMTENRTTIHANGTIGYDQDFPWSSKEQGLLLSSFFYGYITTQLLGGWLAPKMGAGKLYGLGILTTAILTLLTPLIANIGLAPLVAIRILEGIFEGVTFPAMHALWSRWAPPLERSKLVTIAYSGSYFGTVVSMGVCGLLAEHLGWASIFYVSGTFALLWWVLWFVLVKESPQEDRFIDRSELDYISNCLGVTANQHTLNVPWKSILTSLPVWATVVAHFAENWGFYTLLTQLPTFLSDTSDLKLDKTGFLAAIPYLAMAIVVQCGGQLADWLRSRWRVETTKVRKIFTCGAFVAQTIFMLATAYTHAVTPAIICLTVAVGFGGFAWSGFSVNHLDIAPQFASLIMGLSNTVATVPGIISPMITGYIVQNKTSSEWHIVFYISAAIYMIGCAFYAFAASGNRQTWAQPIEENNPKTENTVALDTVN from the exons ATGGCAGTCGTCAACATAAGAGACACCAGAGAGTCAGCTGCTGTATCAACTTCCTTGGCATACAG CCCCCCAACGTGGACATGGACTTCATTTCCCAGACGTTACCTAATTGCAGTGATGgccttttttggttttttcaacATCTACTCCCTCCGTGTCAACTTGTCAATTGCAATTGTGGCCATGACTGAAAATCGCACAACCATCCATGCCAATGGAACAATTGGATAT gATCAAGATTTCCCGTGGAGTTCCAAAGAGCAAGGCCTTTTACTGAGTTCATTCTTCTATGGATACATCACTACCCAGCTTCTAGGGGGCTGGTTGGCCCCAAAAATGGGAGCAGGCAAACTATATGGACTGGGGATTCTCACAACTGCCATATTGACTCTGCTAACTCCATTAATTGCTAACATTGGCCTAGCTCCACTAGTTGCCATTCGCATTTTGGAAGGAATTTTTGAG GGAGTCACTTTCCCAGCAATGCATGCGCTTTGGAGTCGATGGGCCCCGCCTCTTGAACGGAGTAAACTAGTAACGATCGCCTACTCTGGAAGTTATTTCGGCACTGTGGTTTCTATGGGAGTGTGCGGATTACTTGCTGAACACCTCGGATGGGCATCCATTTTTTACGTTTCgg GTACATTTGCTCTACTATGGTGGGTACTCTGGTTCGTTTTGGTAAAAGAATCTCCCCAAGAAGATCGTTTTATCGATAGATCGGAACTAGATTACATTTCAAATTGCCTAGGCGTGACTGCCAATCAACAT ACTCTAAACGTACCATGGAAATCAATTTTAACGTCACTGCCCGTTTGGGCGACTGTTGTTGCGCATTTCGCTGAGAACTGGGGTTTCTATACGCTTTTGACACAGCTTCCAACATTCCTGAGCG ATACGTCCGACCTTAAACTGGATAAAACAGGATTCCTTGCCGCCATTCCATATTTGGCCATGGCCATAGTTGTTCAATGCGGTGGCCAGTTGGCTGACTGGCTTAGATCAAGATGGCGTGTCGAAACAACAAAA GTTAGAAAAATCTTTACGTGCGGAGCCTTCGTCGCTCAGACCATCTTTATGCTCGCTACTGCCTACACCCACGCCGTCACTCCCGCAATAATATGCCTAACCGTTGCCGTTGGTTTTGGAGGTTTCGCCTGGTCTGGGTTCAG TGTCAACCATCTAGATATTGCGCCTCAATTCGCCTCGTTGATCATGGGCCTATCTAATACCGTGGCAACCGTGCCCGGTATTATTAGCCCCATGATAACTGGCTACATTGTTCAAAACAAG ACTTCCAGCGAGTGGCATATTGTGTTCTACATCTCAGCCGCTATTTACATGATTGGTTGCGCATTTTACGCCTTTGCTGCATCGGGAAATCGTCAAACCTGGGCTCAACCTATCGAAGAAAACAAtccaaaaacagaaaacactGTGGCACTGGACACGGTCAACTAG